In a single window of the Cucumis melo cultivar AY chromosome 11, USDA_Cmelo_AY_1.0, whole genome shotgun sequence genome:
- the LOC103495992 gene encoding glycine-rich RNA-binding protein 3, mitochondrial, whose protein sequence is MSVFVISKTRSQAITNAMMSNTNTLLLLARKALTNIQTPILTFRCFCSQSTSALSSSPSAPSNKLFVAGLSWSMDERSLKDAFSSFGEVTEVRIVYDKDSGRSRGFGFVDFANENDAQCAKDAMDGKAVLGRPLKISFALEKVRGGPVAVPRLSNINNLVGRRS, encoded by the exons ATGAGTGTATTTGTAATATCAAAAACTCGATCACAAGCAATCACCAATGCAATGATGAGCAACACGAACACCTTGCTACTGCTTGCTAGAAAAGCACTAACCAATATCCAAACTCCAATTCTTACCTTTCGTTGCTTCTGTTCTCAATCCACCTCCGCTCTCTCATCTTCTCCTTCTGCACCAAGCAATAAGCTCTTCGTAGCAG GGTTGTCTTGGTCCATGGACGAGAGATCGTTGAAAGATGCGTTTTCTTCCTTTGGGGAGGTTACTGAAG TTAGGATAGTGTATGATAAAGACTCAGGTCGATCCAGAGGTTTCGGATTTGTGGATTTCGCAAATGAAAATGATGCACAGTGTGCAAAAGATGCAATGGATGGAAAG GCGGTATTAGGGCGGCCATTGAAGATAAGCTTTGCCCTTGAAAAGGTCCGTGGAGGACCTGTTGCCGTTCCTCGACTTTCAAACATCAACAACCTTGTGGGTCGAAGGTCTTGA